In Streptantibioticus cattleyicolor NRRL 8057 = DSM 46488, a genomic segment contains:
- a CDS encoding DUF5999 family protein codes for MCQHQPPCPSADSPDREAAHLVAHHPEQGWSLLCNGVLLFEDTGELLPDGKIIAPHRPLDAARVATAA; via the coding sequence ATGTGTCAGCACCAGCCGCCGTGTCCGTCCGCAGACTCCCCTGACCGGGAAGCCGCGCACCTCGTGGCGCACCACCCGGAGCAGGGCTGGAGCCTGTTGTGCAACGGCGTCCTGCTCTTCGAGGACACCGGGGAGCTGCTCCCCGACGGCAAGATCATCGCCCCGCACCGCCCGCTCGACGCGGCGCGCGTCGCCACCGCCGCCTGA